The sequence GTCGTGGTCCGTGACGCGCTTCCTGCCCATGGACACCACCTTCGCGGTGGCCACCGCGGTGTGGACGTGGATGGGCGCGGCCACGTACCTGCTCTTCGCCTTCTGGACGGTGGGCGGCGTGAGGCGCCTGGTGGGGTGGGTGATGCGGCGGCGGGGAGCGGCGGTGGCGGCGCAACCGGAGGCGTCAGCGACGGACACGGTGGTAGCGGGCCAGGCGCATCTGGCGGTGACGGCGCAGGCGGCGGCGGGTGCGGTAGCCCAGCCGTCGAACTCCAGGGCTCCCGCAATGGAGCAGCACATGTCGCCAGCCGCTCCCGCTCCGGCCGTGGCGCTCGTCGCCGAGCCCGAGCCCTCCCGGCCCGTGGACCTGGAGCGCCGCCGCTTCCTCGCGCGAGCCACGGCGGGCGGCGCGGTGCTCGCCTCGGGCGGCGTGACGGGCTTCGGCATGTGGCGCGCCTTCCACGCGCCCGTCGTGAGCGAGGTGGCGGTGCGCCTTCCCGGCCTGCCTCGCGCGCTGGATGGCTTCAGCATCGTCCACCTCAGCGACATCCACGTGGGCCCCGTCATCCAGCGCCGCTTCATGGAGGAGCTGGTGTCGCGCTGCGACGCGCTGCGCCCGGACCTCGTGTGCATCACCGGAGACCTGGTGGATGGCCACGTGGCCTCGCTCGCACCCGCCGTCTCCGCGCTGCAGGACTTGAAGACGCGCCACGGCACGTACTTCGTCACCGGCAACCACGAGTACTACTGGGGCCACGCGAATTGGGCGGACGCGCTGGAGCGCGTGGGCATCCACGTGCTGCGCAACCGGCACGTGCGCATCGGTGACGCGGCGGCCTCGTTCGACCTGGTGGGCGTGGATGACTGGGCCGCGAGGAAGACGGGCGCCGGGTACGACCTGGACGCGGCAATCGCAGGCAGGGACGCGGAGCGTGCGGCGGTGCTGCTCGCGCACCAGCCGTCGAACTGGGCCGAGGCGGCGAAGGCGGGCATGGGCTTGCAGCTCTCCGGCCACACGCACGGCGGTCAGTTCTTCCCCTTCACCCTGGCGGTGTCCGCCATCTGGCAGCACGACGCGGGACACTTCCAGGAGGGAGAAAGCCATCTCTATGTCAGCCGGGGAACAGGCTTCTGGGGTCCGCCGCTGCGCGTCGGCTCTCCGCCGGAGATCGTCAAGGTGACGCTGATGGCATGAGGTATAGAATTGCATTGATATGGCTAAGGAACCGGCGCAGCGAGAAATCAAACAGGAGCGGGCGGCGCGCACGCGGGTGGAAATCCTCGAGGCGGCCATCAACCTGTTCTCCCGCCGCGGCTTCCTCGCCACCACGATGGCGGACCTGTCGCGCGCCATCCGGATGACGCCCGGGGCGCTGTACTGGCACTTCCCCACCAAGGAGGACCTGCTGCTGGCGGCCATCGAAGAGCTGCACCAGCGCTGCCTCCGCGAGTTCAGCGGCCACCTCCAGGAAGCCCGCCAGCGCTCCGCGCGGGAGCAGCTCCTGGCCTTCACCGAGCGCACCCAGGAGTTCCTCCGAGGCCACCGGCAGTACGGCATCTTCTTCGCCATGCTGGCAGCCGAGGCGGCCGAGTCGAATGACCGCGTCGCGGACGCCATCCGCGAGAAGCTGGCCCTCTACGCCCAGGTGCTGGAGGGCATCATCCGCCACGGCCAGAGGACGGGCGAGTTCCGCCAGGACGTGGACGCCCTGCACGCCGCCCACGGCCTCTTCGGCGGGTACATGGGCGTGCTGGTGCACCAGAACCTCTTCCGAGCCACGCTCGGCTATGACCCGCTGGTGGCCGCGCTGCACAGCCTCGTCACCGCCGGCACGCAGGCGAAGTAGCAATCCCTCTCATCGACGGGCCCTGGAACGACAACGGGCGGCCCCGCACCTCGCGGGACCGCCCGTCTCAATTCCTCTCAACGGCTCGCGCGGCGCTCAGGCCGCGCCCGC comes from Pyxidicoccus parkwaysis and encodes:
- a CDS encoding TetR family transcriptional regulator yields the protein MAKEPAQREIKQERAARTRVEILEAAINLFSRRGFLATTMADLSRAIRMTPGALYWHFPTKEDLLLAAIEELHQRCLREFSGHLQEARQRSAREQLLAFTERTQEFLRGHRQYGIFFAMLAAEAAESNDRVADAIREKLALYAQVLEGIIRHGQRTGEFRQDVDALHAAHGLFGGYMGVLVHQNLFRATLGYDPLVAALHSLVTAGTQAK
- a CDS encoding metallophosphoesterase, which codes for MDSLARFIVFAVVTGVVTLLAHMYLYRRLFVDTSENPRWRRLGVWVMAGLAVPLVLSWSVTRFLPMDTTFAVATAVWTWMGAATYLLFAFWTVGGVRRLVGWVMRRRGAAVAAQPEASATDTVVAGQAHLAVTAQAAAGAVAQPSNSRAPAMEQHMSPAAPAPAVALVAEPEPSRPVDLERRRFLARATAGGAVLASGGVTGFGMWRAFHAPVVSEVAVRLPGLPRALDGFSIVHLSDIHVGPVIQRRFMEELVSRCDALRPDLVCITGDLVDGHVASLAPAVSALQDLKTRHGTYFVTGNHEYYWGHANWADALERVGIHVLRNRHVRIGDAAASFDLVGVDDWAARKTGAGYDLDAAIAGRDAERAAVLLAHQPSNWAEAAKAGMGLQLSGHTHGGQFFPFTLAVSAIWQHDAGHFQEGESHLYVSRGTGFWGPPLRVGSPPEIVKVTLMA